A single region of the Phalacrocorax carbo chromosome 4, bPhaCar2.1, whole genome shotgun sequence genome encodes:
- the RBPMS gene encoding RNA-binding protein with multiple splicing codes for MSSLPADREGGPADTGLPEEEVRTLFVSGLPLDIKPRELYLLFRPFKGYEGSLIKLTSKQPVGFVSFDSRSEAEAAKNALNGIRFDPEIPQTLRLEFAKANTKMAKSKLVGTPNPSTPLPTAVPQFIAREPYELTVPALYPSSPEVWGPYPLYPAELAPALPPPAFTYPASLHAQMRWLPPSEAGSQGWKSRQFC; via the exons ATGAGCAGCCTCCCCGCCGACCGGGAGGGCGGCCCCGCCGACACCGGCCTGCCCGAGGAGGAG GTGAGGACGCTCTTCGTCAGCGGGTTGCCTCTGGACATCAAGCCCAGGGAACTTTACCTGCTCTTCAGGCCCTTTAAG GGGTACGAAGGGTCTCTCATCAAACTCACCTCCAAGCAG CCCGTGGGCTTCGTCAGCTTCGACAGCCGCTCCGAGGCAGAGGCAGCGAAGAACGCGCTGAAC GGCATCCGCTTCGACCCCGAGATACCCCAGACGCTGCGGCTGGAGTTCGCCAAGGCGAACACCAAGATGGCCAAGAGCAAGCTGGTGGGCACCCCCAACCCCAGCACGCCTCTCCCCACCGCCGTACCTCAGTTCATTGCCCGGGAGCCCT aTGAGCTCACAGTGCCTGCACTTTACCCCAGTAGCCCTGAAGTGTGGGGGCCGTACCCTCTGTACCCAGCGGAGTTAGCACCTGCTCTACCTCCTCCTGCTTTCACCTATCCCGCTTCGCTGCACGCCCAG ATGCGCTGGCTCCCTCCCTCCGAGGCTGGTTCTCAGGGCTGGAAGTCCCGTCAGTTCTGCTGA
- the DCTN6 gene encoding dynactin subunit 6 yields MAEKGQKSVKIAPGAVVCVESDIRGDVTIGPRTVIHPKARIIAEAGPIIIGEGNLIEEQALIINGYPENITPETEEVEPKPMVIGTNNVFEVGCYSQAMKVGDNNVIESKAFVGRNVILTSGCIIGACCNINTYEVIPENTVIYGADCLRRVQTERPQPQTLQLDFLMKILPNYHHLKKTTKATSTPVKS; encoded by the exons ATGGCGGAGAAGGGGCAGAAGAG CGTGAAGATCGCGCCGGGGGCCGTGGTGTGCGTGGAGAGCGACATCCGCGGGGATGTGACCATCG GACCCAGGACCGTGATCCACCCCAAAGCCCGGATCATCGCCGAAGCGGGGCCGATCATCATCGGGGAAGGCAACCTGATCGAAGAGCAGGCGCTCATCATAAATGG GTATCCAGAAAATATTACGCCAGAAACTGAAGAGGTGGAGCCCAAACCAATGGTTATTGGCACCAACAATGTTTTTGAAGTTGGGTGTT ATTCCCAAGCAATGAAGGTGGGAGATAACAACGTCATCGAATCCAAAG CGTTTGTCGGCAGGAACGTGATCCTGACGAGCGGCTGCATCATTGGGGCCTGCTGTAACATCAACACCTACGAGGTGATCCCCGAAAACACCGTCATCTACGGGGCCGACTGCCTCCGCCGCGTCCAGACTGAGCGGCCGCAG CCCCAGACGCTGCAGCTGGATTTTCTGATGAAGATCTTGCCGAACTACCATCACCTGAAGAAGACCACAAAAGCCACATCCACTCCTGTGAAGAGCTGA